One genomic region from Argentina anserina chromosome 2, drPotAnse1.1, whole genome shotgun sequence encodes:
- the LOC126783823 gene encoding LOW QUALITY PROTEIN: pollen-specific leucine-rich repeat extensin-like protein 3 (The sequence of the model RefSeq protein was modified relative to this genomic sequence to represent the inferred CDS: inserted 1 base in 1 codon): METILTYKAFGFTLLIFSNYLSSFSTLTSALTNDEAAYIAKRQLLTLPENGDLLDHYEINVDPKLTFANDRLKSAYVGLHALKDVIYSDPTNFTANWQGPDVCNYNGVVCSPALDNPELDVVAGLDLNHANIAAHFPFEFGLLTDLALIHLNSNRFCGIVPKVFSRLHLMHEFDISNNRFVGPFPTVVLEWPGIKYLDLRFNEFEGELPPQLFLCPLDAIFLNHNRFNSTIPDTLGNSTVSVVTFGFNDFSGCIPQGIGEMPNLEEVLFMNNKMSGCFPKEIGNLKNVTVLDVSNNGLVGPLPDSLAELRTIEVLDVASNMLTGVVPEKICSLPKLQNFTFAYNYFTGEDQKCVPNPYEQLTSNDEGNCIPGKSNQRNNETCFHVVTRVMDCRYSCSGPPAPKFLPPPTPKVEPPPPVNSPPPPVYSPPPPLHSPPPPVYSPPPPPPPVNSPPPPVHSPPPPLPSPPPPVYSPPPPPVNSQPPPVHSPPPPVHSPPPPVRSPPPPVHSPPPPLHSPPPPFYFPPPPVYSPPPPVVHSIPFPLVHSPPPPVYSPPPSLVHSPAPPPVYSPPPPVHSPPPPPPASPPHQGVVILPPKIGAQYXSPPPPMFPAPGH; the protein is encoded by the exons ATGGAAACAATTCTCACATACAAAGCTTTCGGCTTCACTCTCTTGATCTTCTCCAATTACCTCTCTTCTTTCTCAACCCTCACCTCTGCCTTGACCAATGACGAAGCCGCATACATAGCGAAACGCCAGCTCCTGACACTTCCTGAAAATGGTGATCTACTAGATCACTACGAAATCAACGTCGACCCGAAGCTCACTTTCGCAAATGACAGGCTCAAGTCAGCCTACGTTGGCCTCCATGCACTGAAAGACGTCATCTACTCCGATCCGACTAACTTCACGGCAAACTGGCAAGGACCTGACGTGTGTAACTACAATGGGGTTGTCTGCTCTCCAGCCCTTGACAATCCCGAACTGGACGTTGTGGCTGGTCTGGACCTCAATCATGCAAACATTGCAGCTCACTTTCCGTTCGAATTTGGGCTCCTGACTGATCTGGCTTTGATCCACCTCAACTCTAACAGGTTCTGTGGGATTGTGCCAAAGGTCTTCAGCAGGCTTCACCTCATGCATGAGTTCGACATTAGCAACAACCGATTCGTCGGCCCGTTTCCTACGGTCGTTCTAGAATGGCCGGGGATTAAGTACCTTGACCTCAGATTCAACGAATTCGAAGGAGAGTTGCCTCCGCAACTGTTCTTGTGTCCGTTGGATGCCATTTTCTTGAACCACAACAGGTTTAACTCTACAATCCCAGACACACTAGGAAACTCGACGGTTTCGGTTGTGACATTTGGCTTCAACGATTTCAGTGGGTGCATACCTCAAGGCATTGGGGAGATGCCTAATTTGGAGGAGGTGTTGTTCATGAACAATAAAATGAGTGGATGCTTTCCTAAGGAGATTGGGAATCTAAAGAATGTGACGGTTCTGGATGTGAGCAATAACGGATTGGTAGGGCCGTTGCCGGACAGTCTTGCTGAGCTGAGGACCATTGAAGTTTTGGATGTTGCGTCCAATATGTTGACAGGGGTTGTGCCGGAGAAGATATGCAGCTTGCCAAAGTTGCAAAATTTTACATTTGCTTATAACTATTTTACAGGGGAGGATCAGAAATGTGTGCCTAATCCATATGAACAATTGACATCGAATGATGAAGGCAACTGTATCCCCGGCAAATCCAATCAAAGGAATAATGAGACTTGCTTCCATGTGGTGACCAGGGTCATGGATTGTAGATACAGTTGTTCCGGCCCTCCTGCACCAAAGTTCCTACCACCTCCCACTCCAAAGGTCGAGCCGCCACCACCGGTTAACTCCCCGCCGCCACCAGTTTActctccaccaccaccgctTCACTCTCCACCTCCTCCCGTTTACTCCccaccgccaccgccaccgccaGTTAACTCTCCACCACCACCGGTTCActccccaccaccaccacttccTTCTCCACCGCCACCTGTTTATTCCCCACCTCCACCGCCGGTTAATTCCCAACCACCACCGGTTCACTCCCCACCACCACCGGTCCATTCCCCACCACCACCGGTTCGCTCCCCTCCGCCACCGGTTCACTCACCACCGCCTCCGTTGCACTCTCCACCCCCACCATTTTATTTCCCGCCACCACCGGTTTACTCTCCACCACCTCCTGTAGTGCACTCTATACCATTTCCCCTAGTACactctccaccaccaccagtcTACTCTCCACCCCCATCACTAGTCCATTCTCCCGCACCTCCTCCAGTTTACTCCCCTCCACCACCAGTTCACTCACCCCCGCCACCTCCTCCTGCTTCACCACCACACCAGGGTGTAGTGATCCTTCCACCAAAGATTGGGGCACAGT CGTCACCACCGCCACCAATGTTCCCCGCCCCAGGCCATtaa
- the LOC126783074 gene encoding CCG-binding protein 1, with the protein MMKSVLLRSCPSSSSTTLLFKSRTEAHPRKMASTVRCSSRNQAHIPKLEPFSRSKFDRGLQGPTLIEKCENELSDYCSTLEGDESYGCWRAYFELKDLEKETPKGDVEKLILQAGGIKSLVGCLHGIAAMQRGKTFGFNSAKPVEEVKARERLCPIPDGLPKTATELEEEERSKMPDSAFTRLLRIKGTHPAWYSQAPDHETD; encoded by the exons atgatgaagtCAGTCTTGCTTCGTTCATgtccctcttcttcttctactacCCTTCTCTTCAAATCTCGCACAGAAGCTCACCCTCGAAAGATGGCTTCAACTGTTCGTTGCTCTTCCAGAAACCAAGCTCACATTCCCAAGCTCGAGCCTTTCAGCCGCTCCAAGTTCGATCGCGGTCTTCAAGGCCCTACCCTTATCGAAAAGTGCGAGAACGAGCTCTCTG ATTACTGTTCGACTCTGGAAGGAGACGAGTCTTATGGTTGCTGGAGGGCTTACTTTGAGCTCAAAGATCTAGAG AAAGAGACGCCGAAAGGAGATGTGGAGAAGCTGATATTGCAAGCAGGGGGAATAAAGTCATTAGTTGGATGTTTGCATGGGATTGCTGCAATGCAAAGGGGGAAGACGTTTGGATTCAATTCAGCAAAGCCAGTGGAAGAAGTAAAAGCAAGGGAGAGGCTATGTCCTATACCAGATGGGCTTCCTAAGACAGCTACTGAGctagaggaagaagagagatCGAAAATGCCCGATTCGGCCTTCACAAGGCTTCTCAGGATCAAAGGGACTCATCCTGCTTGGTATTCCCAGGCTCCTGACCATGAAACAGATTGA